In the Quercus lobata isolate SW786 chromosome 5, ValleyOak3.0 Primary Assembly, whole genome shotgun sequence genome, one interval contains:
- the LOC115991058 gene encoding uncharacterized protein LOC115991058, protein MARDLENGKEERFAGIKEPYLAALREDWDDMKRFFDNNPGLLLSPLTIDNDTAFHIAAYSKEKELLEHLVQLLPTSPSSLFEALNKTNKHGNNTFHEVATTNRVDTAEFLVKKLQAASGADEACGSSRLKALLEERTQLGETPLYRAAACGQIKMAKFLAKKFGDSNLSYHFRRKDQVSTLHIAVIGQHFDTAIWLLGKHKELAKKLETNNLTCLHLLAKMPSAFRSSSHIGILKKILFYWLPSQMEDKDSDDDDDDDADNGCDLKNFYKVPN, encoded by the exons atggcgAGAGATTTAGAGAATGGGAAAGAGGAAAGGTTTGCAGGGATAAAGGAGCCCTATTTGGCTGCCTTGAGGGAAGACTGGGACGACATGAAACGTTTCTTCGACAATAATCCCGGGCTCCTCCTTTCCCCTTTGACAATTGATAACGACACTGCGTTTCATATTGCAGCATACAGTAAAGAAAAGGAACTGCTTGAACATTTGGTTCAGCTACTACCAACCTCACCCTCTAGTTTGTTCGAAGCCTTAAACAAGACGAACAAACACGGTAATAATACTTTTCACGAGGTGGCCACGACTAACAGAGTTGACACTGCAGAATTCTTGGTTAAGAAACTGCAGGCGGCTTCTGGTGCAGACGAAGCCTGTGGAAGCAGCAGACTAAAAGCGCTACTCGAGGAACGAACCCAACTTGGTGAAACCCCTCTATATAGGGCCGCTGCCTGCGGTCAGATAAAAATGGCCaaatttttggctaaaaaatttGGGGATTCAAATTTAAGTTATCACTTTCGCAGAAAGGACCAAGTGTCCACTCTCCATATTGCTGTCATTGGCCAACACtttg ATACCGCTATATGGTTACTAGGAAAACACAAGGAACTTGccaaaaaattggaaacaaatAACCTGACGTGTCTTCACCTGCTAGCGAAAATGCCATCTGCTTTCCGGAGTTCATCCCACATTGGCATTCTGAAGAAAATCCTCTTTTATT GGCTTCCGAGCCAGATGGAGGATAAAGACagcgatgatgatgatgatgatgatgcggATAATGGTTGTGatcttaaaaatttttacaaa GTTCCCAATTGA
- the LOC115991059 gene encoding uncharacterized protein LOC115991059, giving the protein MWRAGLDALPSRVNLVKRKVLCDPVCPNCGLEQESILHALWSCPALSEVWTIHFAWLTRKTRFCSNFLDVIQACHSRSNLFDLFAIITSLLWTCRNRLRVSETTILLQRINSLARDTLQEFQDDNPLPRGPSSSPIPVKWSLPPKNWVKVNFDGALFKEVGSVGLGVIIRNDLGLAMAASSQIIPLPTSVEMVEVLAARNAICLARELQFAKVIVEGDFEVVIKSLNSTSYSSTSFGHIVRDIKIAFAAFSEVIFCHTRRQGDKVAHLIAR; this is encoded by the coding sequence ATGTGGCGGGCAGGTCTGGATGCTCTGCCTTCTCGGGTGAATTTGGTAAAAAGGAAGGTGCTGTGCGATCCAGTCTGTCCTAACTGTGGTCTGGAGCAAGAGTCGATCCTTCATGCCCTTTGGTCTTGTCCGGCCTTATCTGAGGTTTGGACAATCCATTTCGCGTGGCTAACCAGGAAAACCAGGTTCTGTTCCAATTTCCTGGATGTTATTCAAGCTTGCCATTCTAGGAGCAACCTCTTTGATTTGTTTGCAATCATCACTTCGCTTTTATGGACCTGCCGTAACAGATTGCGAGTTAGCGAGACAACTATTCTGCTGCAAAGAATTAATTCCCTGGCCCGTGACACTCTCCAAGAATTCCAGGATGATAATCCCCTCCCCCGTGGCCCTTCCTCTTCTCCCATCCCTGTCAAGTGGTCTCTGCCTCCCAAAAACTGGGTGAAAGTCAACTTCGATGGGGCTTTATTTAAGGAGGTTGGCTCTGTTGGGTTGGGAGTAATTATTAGAAACGACCTTGGTCTAGCAATGGCTGCCTCGTCACAAATCATTCCACTGCCTACCTCGGTAGAGATGGTGGAAGTACTGGCAGCCCGCAATGCCATCTGTTTAGCTAGGGAGCTTCAGTTTGCCAAAGTGATAGTTGAAGGTGACTTTGAAGTGGTGATAAAGTCTCTAAATAGCACAAGCTACTCCTCCACCAGCTTTGGACATATCGTTCGAGACATCAAAATTGCATTTGCAGCTTTCAGTGAAGTGATTTTTTGTCACACTCGCAGACAAGGCGACAAAGTAGCCCATTTGATTGCTAGGTGA